CGCCTGGTTGGACTGGACCGTGATGGCAAAGGGCTTAAGTTTGCCGATTATTACTGGCTTTTCTTTTCACCGGAGGAATTAGTGGTAAAAATAGCTCTCCAGGGAGCTCTTCAGAAGATTGTTGGGAAATCGGCCTCTGCTCCTAAGCGTGCCGAAAAGCTTAGAGAGGTTCAATCTAAAGTCACGGAACTCTCTCATATTTCCTTCGACTTCTCTGATGATCTTCGTATTGATCGGCTCGCCGAGTTTTGTGATCTCATAGAACGGAAAATCTGGGGTGAGTTTTGTCAAAAGCGATTTTCAGAGGGAAGTAAACGGCTGGATGTGGCTCGAGAACTACTTCAACTCCTGAATGTTAACGATCTGCAGGAGGTCTTTAATCTTCTCAAAACAAAATCGGAAGCCACCCGTGCATCCGGTGGAGTTCCCCTTGGCTGGTATTACGTGGCTGCCGAATATTTGAAACGGAACCCCGGGTTTGGGCCGGATGATTTTCCAGATTTATTGACTGATTTGGCTCAAACCATCGCCCAAAAAATCTCTTTGGCTCTGCAAGGAGTTAAAATCCAGGATGGTTGGAGAGATCTAAGGAATTACGTACTTACCACCATTGGTATTGGGACAGGGCAAGATGAGGACCAGGAGCGAGGGGAAAGATCTGGCCCTGAAGCTTTACAGGGTTTTCTGAATGAGTTGAATCGATATAATGGGTTTAAACGTTCTCATGCTCGTATCCGACCCTGCTCACTTTGTAGTAGCCCCTTTGAAGCATCTCAACAGGAAGAAGCCGGAGTCCTTTTTCAACCCCAAGTCTATACCAACAAGCAGCCTCTTTATGGTTCTCAGGCCATACGAAATATTTGTCCTATTTGTTCTCTCGAGATGATGCTAAGACAAATCCTTATGAACCGTACGAAACAGAGTGGCAAAGACTTTGAGGAGAGAAAGTATCGGTATCTTTATCTTTACCCAACCTATTACTTCACAGCCGAAACTGTAACCTTTTTACGAAAGGCTTACACCAACTTCTATCGAACAAATTTCAGAACCGATATTCGGGATCATCTGATTCCCTCTTGGGAGACGGGGAAAGTGGATTTTTCCCTGGCCCGGTTCCAGAGCTTGGATACTTTTCTCATGAGTGAGGAATCGGTAGAAGAAAACAACCGGGTTTTCAAGCTGGATTATCCCAATGATGAACCTATTACCTTCTTTTTTGCTGCAATCCCTCCGGGGCGTGACGCAACAGATACCGAATCCTGGGTTATGCCGGCTTTTCTCACTTTACTTTTCCCGTTGCTGTTTGATGTCAAGGTTGTTGCTTCCGAATCTGCCGTACCCATTTATACTAGCGGTGCTGATTTTGAAGAGACGGTGATGTTCGATGCACCCCATGATTTTGTGGCACATCTTTTAAGTCGTTGTGAACAGGGTAGAGAGGAAAAACACTTACGCCTCAGGTTGGATGAGATTCCTGCCGTATTATCCTGTTTCACGGCGGCTTATATCATTCATCTGGATGCCAACGCCCGGCAATCTCAAGGGGGTTACGATGCCAATTGGGGTCGGCTTGCCGAGTTGGCCCGTGACCTGAGTGAAACTCCCTTATATGTTTTTCATTATTTAAACAACTGGATTCGTAAAGCCCAGCTCGAATCTCCACCACCTAACAAGATTCGACTCTATGGTGAGCTTTACAAATTTATTGATCCCAAGGAGGAGGCTATGAATCATCCTAGAAGACTAGTCGAACTTTATCGACGATTTTATCGTGCCAAGCGAGCTTCGGCCAAGGCCAATGCCATTCTCAAACCGATAGATGTAGCGGCAGACGTGTTACTCAAAGCCGATAAAGATTTATTTGGCGATGCAGTGGTGGATCTGGTCGCGGCCGCGGTGATGTCCCTGATGCAACGGGTCCATAGTGGACAGGCCGAAGGAAAACCGACCTTTAATCTGGTGGAGGGTAAGTGGAAGTTGGCCCTTACCCCAGAGGAAGAACGTCAAGCCGTTTGGGACTTTGCCGAATATTTTGTTAAGGAGATTTTTGAAAAGTCCCTTCGAGGGGACCGTGCGCGTCTTGTCGGGGTCCAATTAAACCTGTTTCGGGATACCTGCGAATTCATTTACCGCAAAATAGAAGACGAGGAGCGTCGTCAGCGTGGGGTTGAAATCCCAGAAGAAGTCGAAGAAGTTGAAGTATCGGCTTCCGTTTGAAGCCGAAAAAAAGTGTCGGATCTTCCGAAGGGAGAGTCCTCCGGGTTTGATAAGTTTTATGGAGAAAGGTGAAACAACCGATTCTCGACAGAGAGACGTAAGGGTTTGATTTAGGGAAATTTTCGATCAAGGAGGAAAAAATATGTTTCTAAAAAGTTTAGATGAAAGACTTTTCTTAGGGGCTATTCCATCGAAACCGAGTGGTAACTATGTGCATTTAGCCGTTCTCCGGGTTACGGAATCCCACAGTCTTTTCCAGACCGATGGAGCACTCAATACAGCCCGGGTACAGGCTGGGGTAGAAGATCGGGGTTTAATGACACGTATCCTTATGTTCAAACGGAAACAATCCACACCTGAAAGATTAACCGGAAGGGAACTGCTTCGAAAGTATGGCATTTACGATGCAATAGCCAGACAAAGGCTGGAAGCGGCCAAAGGGACGGGGCGAGAGAAGCTGGAGAACCAATTCCGAATGTACCATGCCTGTGATTACAATGTGAGTTTTTGCATGCGCTGTCCGGATTGCATTCTCTATGGTTTCGCTATTGGCGAAAGTGGTTCAGAGAAGTCTAAAGTTTTAGTAGATACAGCCTTCTCCATCACAGCCTATGAAGATTCCCATGAAGTACTGACCCTCAATGCCCCTTTTGAGGATGGCACCATGTCCCGTGCAGGAGAAACCACCTCGCGTATAAATACGCAAGACCATGTAAAGCCTGAGGTCTTCTTCCCAAGTATTGTGACCTTGAAAGATCCTACCGAAGCGGGATTTCTTTATGTATTGAATAACATCCTTCGGACCAAACATTATGGAGCTCAAACAACCCGAACGGGCAAAATGCGGAATATGG
This sequence is a window from Candidatus Limnocylindrales bacterium. Protein-coding genes within it:
- the cas10d gene encoding type I-D CRISPR-associated protein Cas10d/Csc3 — protein: MDNSSILTVRILQKAIEFENPDNSVFKDFSTDVVPRLFAELAGCTAKGGTWVEQKRQEMLAAGKPMKSERALGDQSITAHLLNGLFPVATLVRKLRQMDTSIARYLDERSYRLFIAGYVLHDWEKFPGVEERIKERFGAGFKPDFLRYREFVEPILKSWIARLGLDNFLKAGGLNPEDQIDTLAYLAHNTQEKYETHHPTIGFKLTISDKVCELTARLTRLADLLSSEVKHPADILTENLCHLIYQLSNGQYQFTFHTISENRGVLTNILNNALLDLYRSAGYQPLLYFPNGVVYLTPPLPPANEGVERRLPPIDTASIPERVIAKIRKLCAHQIEKRLVGLDRDGKGLKFADYYWLFFSPEELVVKIALQGALQKIVGKSASAPKRAEKLREVQSKVTELSHISFDFSDDLRIDRLAEFCDLIERKIWGEFCQKRFSEGSKRLDVARELLQLLNVNDLQEVFNLLKTKSEATRASGGVPLGWYYVAAEYLKRNPGFGPDDFPDLLTDLAQTIAQKISLALQGVKIQDGWRDLRNYVLTTIGIGTGQDEDQERGERSGPEALQGFLNELNRYNGFKRSHARIRPCSLCSSPFEASQQEEAGVLFQPQVYTNKQPLYGSQAIRNICPICSLEMMLRQILMNRTKQSGKDFEERKYRYLYLYPTYYFTAETVTFLRKAYTNFYRTNFRTDIRDHLIPSWETGKVDFSLARFQSLDTFLMSEESVEENNRVFKLDYPNDEPITFFFAAIPPGRDATDTESWVMPAFLTLLFPLLFDVKVVASESAVPIYTSGADFEETVMFDAPHDFVAHLLSRCEQGREEKHLRLRLDEIPAVLSCFTAAYIIHLDANARQSQGGYDANWGRLAELARDLSETPLYVFHYLNNWIRKAQLESPPPNKIRLYGELYKFIDPKEEAMNHPRRLVELYRRFYRAKRASAKANAILKPIDVAADVLLKADKDLFGDAVVDLVAAAVMSLMQRVHSGQAEGKPTFNLVEGKWKLALTPEEERQAVWDFAEYFVKEIFEKSLRGDRARLVGVQLNLFRDTCEFIYRKIEDEERRQRGVEIPEEVEEVEVSASV
- the cas7d gene encoding type I-D CRISPR-associated protein Cas7/Csc2 translates to MFLKSLDERLFLGAIPSKPSGNYVHLAVLRVTESHSLFQTDGALNTARVQAGVEDRGLMTRILMFKRKQSTPERLTGRELLRKYGIYDAIARQRLEAAKGTGREKLENQFRMYHACDYNVSFCMRCPDCILYGFAIGESGSEKSKVLVDTAFSITAYEDSHEVLTLNAPFEDGTMSRAGETTSRINTQDHVKPEVFFPSIVTLKDPTEAGFLYVLNNILRTKHYGAQTTRTGKMRNMVLAVVPADGEITSNLRLTQRTYDLLKDKLRPPDPLLEEDVKQAMKKALTELLQGDGVRYQIIQGDHLKNVLAEADTVLSEEVIGRFLEQAFRESKAYFDTFIGVK